From the genome of Leishmania major strain Friedlin complete genome, chromosome 35:
CAGAGTAGGTCTTGCCCATGCGAGCTCCGCGATGTCGTCACCCGGCTACGACAGGAAGCTGCGAGGACGGGTGGCCCCTCACTCTCGCCCGTGCACAGGCACGGGCATATACGCGTACCCCGGCGCGCTTGTGCAGCAAGCGGCGCTCTGTTCCCGCCGGCATGGCCCTCGGTGTAAGCGGCATAATCGCACACACCAGCCCGGCGGTCGGATCGATGGAGACGAATGCGCTGACTCGCCTCGGTGCAACTCTCTcactcctcttctctctgtttctctctctcacgctggcGAAAGAGCGGAAGTgtttgcacacacacgcacacatacgtcATCCGTCTCGCACCGGCGCACCGTGCACGctcagcgcacacacaccatcaTCTCCGACACGCCTTCTCCCTTCCGTGTGCCCACCTTCTTCTGGTGTTTGTTCTCTGTTCACTTCACCACCTTTTTTTAATTCCATCTGTGTGAGTTGTGTAATGTatctcttttgtttttttttctgggCTCTACGTAAgcgtttttgtgtgtgcgtggaggcGGATCACGACGTCCCcatccctcctctctctgtgctctGTTGCGGTGATGTTGGTGGCGCTCACTCAATCACGCACTGCAGCATTCCGTGACTGCTTTCTCGAATTCTTACTTAtctctttccccctttttttcttgcgGTGGATACCTTATCTGCACACAACAGCTAaccgacgcacgcacgcacatacatacgcaTTCGTACGCTCGAGCACGTTTAGACGCATTTGCCAagttttcgtttttctgcCTTATTGTTGCTCTCACTGGCACGTTCTGTATCATCTTTGGGTCTCGCACACCCACCGCTCAACGCCGGCCTtatcccctcccccacctcccccttccccgtcACGTCAACCTGTGGCTTGCGGCGCGCATAGAGCTCTGACACGCAGCCGGTAGCGATGGAGATTACCAACAGCAacgcggtggcgctgttGCCCTACGTGGGCACACTTTTGCGCGACTGCTCCTTCTTTGCGGTGGACCTGGAGTTTTCCGGCATTGACCATGAGGGCGCCGAAGCTGAGGCGGAAACACCAGAGCAAGCTCTCCACTCCCTCATGCGAAAGCCATCTGACCTGTACCCGGCAAAGTTGCAGGCTATCAAGCCGTACAGCATGGTGCAGATCGGCATCTCTGTCTTCATGGAGCTAGCGTCCGGTGACGCCGAAGGAGTCACGAGCGCGAGCGGAGCAGCGTCTTTGACAGTGCCCCCTTCGGCCGCGGCTCACCTGCGAAAGGAGGTGGCAGAGTTCTTAGCGGCGGACGTCGAAAATCACACCACCTATGCGGAAACCACCACCGTGGTGGAGGGAATGCTGACGAGCGCGAACAGCGCGGCCGCGGGCTTCACCTCGGCGTTCACGTACATAACTGAGCAAATGGTCGCTGTTGCGCAGTCGCTGGGGGTCGTTGCAAGGCCCAGCGACATTGGTGCCACggcggagccgccgccgctaaCTCAGTCGCTCCCTGGCCTGCGGTACCATTACCGCTTCTTAGAGGCTCTCAGTCGCGCTGTTGCCAGCTATCGGAGAGAAatcaccgccaccggtgcGTCGGCGTTagaggcgccggtggcgcgctACAAGGTGCACACGTTCTCTGCGCTGACGTTCCCGGCTGCAACCGACTTTGCGGCGAACGTCACGCTCAACATCGACACCGCCCAGTTCCTCGTCAAGAACGACATGGACCTGACGCGTTGGGTGAAGGAAGGGCTGCGTTTTGCGCCGATAAAGGTAGCGGCCGCCCAACTTGCCAAGGAAGCTGAGGCGAAGTTGCAGCAAATGAAcctgctggcgcagccgcacatcGTGCTGCCAGGATACAAGGAATGTATCGGCAGCAAACTAGACGAGttgcttcccctctctccaggCGAGCTGCAGCTAGTACGGTTTGTCATCGCTCTCCCGGATGCGGGGTACGGTGATATGGCGGCAGCCAGGGTGAAGCAGTTCTACGTCGGAGCACTTCGTCCCCTTATCTCCTTCGCGCGTGGCATTGTTCCCGAGTCGGCGCTGCCAGAGTCCATCTACACGAGAGACAAGCTCTTCAAGGACGAGAtggacgcgctggcggcaaTCGGGATGACGAAGGCGAGCCGCAAATTTGTGAGGGCCGCCATCTCCAgcagctgtggcagcggGTGCGGCTCCTGTCTCGTCTCTCATAGTTACGGCAGTGCCCTCTTGGAGACTCTCTTGTACGCAACCGAAGTGCAACGGAAGCCCATCGTTTTCTACAACGGCTACACGGATGTGATGTTTCTGCTGCTCGCCCTTTATGGGCCGCAGAACATGCCACCGAACCTGTCGTCCTTTAAGTCGCTGGTGCGCCGACACTTCCCCTCACTTTTCGACACGCGCGTTCTCAGCTGCGCTGGACCGCTTCAGGGCTTGGGGAACTTTACGGGGAAGCTCTCGAGCGTCGTTGATGAGATGAGCAAAGTGAGCGCTATCGGGCCACACGTGTCGTTTAGCTTTGACCCGCTCGTCTCTGGTGGCCGGGACGCCACGCAGCACTTGGTGGCCCACAACGCGGCCTTCGATGCCTTACTTACTGGCAAGCTTTTTGCGTTTGCCAAGTACGGACTCGAAAATGCCAATGTCAGCGTCAAAGTGTATGAGAACTTCTTGGCCACCTATACCACGTTGATGTCGATCAACCTGCAAGGCAACGTGGACAGCGTGCTGCCGGAAGCGGCTGCAAACGTGTACTACCTTACGAAAACGTCTGGGCTGCGGGCTGATACGATACGTGAGGCGCTCGCGGGGTGTGGTATCACAGCCGTTGTCATGTACCGAAGAAACGGTTATACCATTCAACCAGTAGGTGCTGCGTGCCAGATGCCGGACCTGATCGAGGTGGTGAGaaaggcgctgcgcgctaGGGCTCGCTCGCAAATCGAATTGTATCAGATCGCGCTgtgagcacacgcacggatAGAAGCcaaggagagagcgcgcggttgtgcaggtggtgcggagggaggggctgAGGACGCTCACTAGTactgcgcgtgtgtgtgtatacacGCCCACATGCCTTGACCGTGCCATGATGACTGCGTGGGTTCCGGTTGACCGAGTGCAGTCAAGGGATACATGATATGCATCGGTGAACAAGAGCAAGCGAAGAAAAGGGCGAAGCATTCTTTGGCATGAGCTAAAGATTGTGCAGCGGCGTTGCCATCTTGGCCATTCCCGCTCGCcacgcaccaccgccccgtccctcctctgtctccttctctctcaaTCTCGCtatctctttttttttttgctgtcgTTCTTTCTTCGTCACGTTTGCGCCTGCTTGTGGAAGTGCTGCAGCTTGGAGCAGCATGCGACACGGAAGACAACAAAACGTAGGAGGCGGCTGCATCTCCATGGTCCACCACACGGAACAGCAGCCCAAAGAATGGGAGCTGGAGGCATGGGCTGTGGAGAGACACAGagtgcaaaaaaaaaatgtcTGATAGCGACGCGAACGTTGATGCGAAGCGCGAGAAAGGTAAAGGGAATGGGGCCCaactctccctctctcttgcagGCTCTGTTTTGTATCTGCAAGCAGCGcactctctttctctctctgtgtagcCGTGAGTGTGACATTGACGGGCTTCCGTTCTTCACGCTGCCCCctaccctcctcccctcctctctcccccctccccccatgTGCCCCCTCGACAAAATGCCACCTCTTCGTCCACTTCCAtctctttctgtttttcttttttctcttcttttcGGTGTTTGCTAGCCGAGTTCTGCTGTTCCCCCgttttttcctttcttttgCTTTTCGTGCTCCTTTCGCCGCTCCCCAACCCCTCCACAggcccttcccccttttcttccGTCTTCCTCTGCCCACCTGTCGCGAGCAGTGCTACAGATTTCTCCTGTGGCTGCGCTATCGACTTGACGAGAGCACGTCGAGTACATCACAAGCGACACtctccacccccaccccctccctgctcctgctcccgCTCCCACACTGGAGCAGATACGGCCGCACGTTGGCGTCTTTGCAGCACTTCTCTTTCTTGCATTTCTCTTGCTCACTTCTTGTGGTACCGTTTCGACAATGTCTGCACACGATAAGAGCTTGGCGTACCCCTTCCCCATCTCGATGAAGATGTATCGAGAGCAACGTGAGCGGCTGGGTGCGTCGCTCCAGCAGGCGTTCCCAGAGGGTGGCcatgcggcggtgctgcgggcCGCCTCTGAGGTCCCCGTGAACTCGACGGACTGCAACTACCTCTTCGTGCAGGAGAGCTACTTCCACTACCTCTTCGGCGCGGAGATCCCGGACGCGTACGGCGCTGTGCTCGCAGGCGGCAAGAGCGTCTTCTTCATTCCGCGGCTACCGGCGGATTTCGCGACGTGGATGGGCCCGCTGCCGACACCGCAGAGCGTgaaggcgcagctggaggtggAAGAGGTGCACTACGTGGACGAGATGGAGCAGGTGCTGATGAGCTGCGGGGTACACACCGCCGAGGTGCTGAAGGGCACGAACACGGACAGCGGtctcgaggtgctgcaggcgaagctgcCGGAGGGGACTGCGCTGGCAACGTCCACCGACTATCTTTATCGTGTGCTGAGCTCGCAGCGCTGCTACAAGACAGCCCTTGAGGCTGATGTGCTCAAGTATGTGTGCAAGGTGTCGAGCGCCGCGCACGTCAAAGTGATGCAGATCGCGAAACCCGGCATGTCGCAGCACCATCTCGAGTCTACATTTCTCCACGACGTGTACTACaatggcggctgccgccgtgtgAGCTACACTTGCATCTGCGCCACGGGCCCCCACGGTGCTACGCTGCATTACCCGGACAACAACTGCGTGATCGAGGACGGcacgatggcgctgctggacatGGGCGGCAACTATCGCGGCTACGCTGCCGACATCACCTGCAGCTTCCCTGTGAACGGCAAGTTCACCGAGGCGCAGAAGACCATTTACAACGCGGTGCTCGACGCGCACGACAGGGTGATGCGCGCGATGAAGCCGGGTGTTGAGTGGGTGGACATGCACCTGCTCGCCATCCGCACAACCTGCATGCACCTGATCGCGGCGGGTATCCTCAAGGGCGACATCGAAACGCTCATGGCGAAGGAGATCATGCAGTACTTCCAACCACACGGCCTCGGCCACCTTATCGGCATCGACGTGCATGACGTTGGCGGCTACATGGAGGGTTGCCCTGAACGGCCGACGAAGAAGGACTGCTGCcgtctgcgcaccgcgcgcacaATCGAGGAGGGGCTTTACATGACCGTCGAGCCTGGCTGCTACTTTAACACGGCACTGCTGGAGATGGCGAAGGCAAACCCGGATGTGCAGGTGCACCTGTGCATGGAAAAGCTCGAGGAGTACGTGAATTTTGGTGGCGTGCGTATCGAAAGCGACGTCCTGGTCACGAAGGACGGCGTGGTGAACTACACTCTAGTGCCACGCACGGTGGAAGAGATCGAGAGAACGATGGCGGGTGCGCCCTTCAcaaaggaggtggaggtgtaCCACAACTGAATCCGGCTGTAACCGCAATAGGGGCGGCGTTCAGGGCGCTGGCCGGGTGTGGGTCTTTTGCACTATGGTGTCTAAACCCCTGCTATGCGTGCTGCTACCCCTTCTGGTGTGCACTGTCCGTAGAGCTGACAAGGAAAACAGACCCAGATAATAGGGCCAAAGCAGATGGAAGCttgcacacatgcacgcgcgcattCACCTGCACTGACAAAGACAGTCGAATGGACTCGACCAAATCCCATCGTGAtggtgtctctctctctctctacatATGATCATAGGAAAAGACTAGGCCCTCTTCCCCACGCACGTGAATACATCCACGCCTTCTTGGTTATTCGTATTTGCCTTCCGGTGTGTTTatcggcgtgcgtgtgcagaaTGGCGGAGTGTTTTATTGTGTACCTGCAAATGCTTTTCTTTCTGCTTTGGTGCGTGTTTCGGATGAGTCTCGAGCAGTAAAtcgcttctcttttcttgTGTTTTCGCTCTGCTCGTTGCGATTCGGGAGCTTGTCTCCTGTTTGGGATGCCGGCGGAGGACAGAGAGGAATGAACTCGATCAAAGGGAGGGGCTGCTGAGGCAGCGACTGTCGAAATGCGGGCGAGAAGGGCCGAAAGAACGGAGGAAGCGGTCGGCGCtcgcgtggcggtggtgcacggATTGTGGAGAATGTGCACGAAAAGACTTGACGAGAGCAACCCAGAAACGacagtttttttttttttttgggggggggggggaggggtagcTGCACGCTGTACGTGCAGGACTCGAAGACGACTGATAAAAGCAGTTATAGGCGACCCGGTCTTAACCTTCTTTTCTCGCTCGGGGTGCAGATCTCCTCGCAGCCTTCCCTTCGCTTCTTCAGTTTCTTCCATGTTGCTCTGCTCTTCGACTCGGTCTTCTCCGTCACTGCCTTTGAAAGTGAGTGAGTGCGTGCATGTTTACAtccttcctccttccttcgCATTGATCTCTTTTTGAATTCTCGTCTTCTTTGCGTGGTTCGCCAGACCGCCCCTCACCCGCCTTCCCACCGAAATCGAGTGTGCTCTGGCGCTCTTTTCGCGCGAAATGGTGGTgatcggtgtgtgtgtgtgtgggggggggtaacATAGGCGTGAAGGTGTGGCGCTACTCACTGTTGATAGGGAACGggccgaaaaaaaaaaattatCGAACCGAACAACACACGAAACTCCTTTTGAAGTCCGCCAAAAGGCGAATCACGGCAGTCGAAAACAGGCACacaagcaaaaacaaaacaaaacacatGGCCAGAGCGAGTGACAGCAGTTTTcgtgaggcggagggccCTGCTGAAAATGGAGAGGGAAAGCAGGACTGCACCATTGTCGAAACGTTCTGTTGTCCACTACACCCGCGGTGGCAGCATGATCCACCATGGTTGTGGGGTTAGGGAGGTGCCCTGCGCAAGCGGGAAATGCGTGTGCTCTGTCCTCTTCTGCGGATTGGAAGGGCAAGCTGGACGCACATGCGAGGCGGTTGCTGGGCGCGCgagtgtgcacgtgcgcttCCTTTACTCACCTCCACGCCCTTTTCATGAAGGGCTCTGTTACTCGCTCATTCTTCCGCCATATAgctgtatatatatatatatatatgtgtgtttGTTCTCCGTACTCATTACCTCCGTATTCTTGCCTTTTCGTTCTCCCTTGGGCTCCCACAGTCGCCAGAGagacacgccgccgccgccccccctcccctttcccaCGACCACAGAGTGCTGCGTCTATTCACCAGCCCCCTACTCTTTGCGGCTGTTTGTGTCTAGTTCACAAAAGGGACCCATGCGTCGTTTTCGGGACTTGAGAGCGGCGTCGCAAGAGCAATAAAACTCCAAGATGAAGTCGAAACAGGCACCTCGCGCCTCTGCCAAGCAGACACCATCGGTTTCCAAGAAGAGTGGCCACGCAACCAACAAGGCAATCACCAcgtccaccgcctccccctccacctccgacTTGGACGAAGTAGCATCTCTGTTCAACACCATCAAGCAGGCAAAAGCGCAGAAGCACGGCAGTGCCGCTACCCTTCAGCCGCCATCCCTGCAGAGGGGGGCTGGCGGAGCATCGGTGAAGGCGCATGATATTAAGCGCTCGTCATCTGGCGCTggagcgcctcctccgtcgtcCTCATCAGGGGCTCAGGCGAAACCCGTTCGCGATGGACTCTACCACGCCCCAGAGAAGTCGCTGCAGATGAGTGACAACCAGTTCTTCAGCGGCACTTGGCTGAGGGAAGaccgcgcagccgcgaccactgccaccacctcctctgctgTCCCAAGCACGGAGTCTCCCGAGGCGTCCGAGGAGCTGTTGCGCAGGGAGGGCGTGAATCGCATCGTGTCCATGGAGGAGCTTTCCAAGATACTATCGCATAACACCAGGGCGGGCACCACTCCTAACTGCCCGTTCGACTGCGACTGCTGCTTCTGATCTGCCAACCGGAAGGCTTGGGTGggagtgagtgtgtgtgtgtttgtgtgtgtgtgtgtggtgtgtgtgtgtgtgaagctGCACAGTCGACGGGAAAGAAATCACGCGCGTTGTGGCTGCACGCGAGTATTTTTTGCTTGGAcctctccgccgctgcagggACAAGCGTGCATCAAGTGCCGCGCGTCTGGGGCGCTGATCAGTCGGGGTAAAGACGTTCACTTCAGCGACATCAGCGAAAGACGAAAGAAATGGCAAAACCAAACTTGATTTGTAGTCTCCTGCTGTGCGGATGAATATGTCGCTGTGAATGCCGGCGCATCTGAAGGGccacctgccgctgctcaaTGTGACTTCCTCTTTCCTCCGGCGATGCTTTGAGTTTCATTGGCGCTCATGCAACCGTCTTTCTCACTCGTttccttgttttttttctttttcttttggaGGGGGCGTGATCTTCTACGGCTTCCCTCTCGCGTATGCTCTGTTCCTTCTCAGACTCGCTCACCCTCGTACTCATCTGCCACGTACCGACTTCAGCGCGAAACGGGCGAGAGAatcttctcccccccctaCACTGTGCGTACAGAGGGAACTCGGCGGTACCACGCTCCTGCGAGAAGGACGGCAGTGCTGCGTTTGGTCCCGTGGGATGGGATACGAGCCGTAGCTGTCACTTTCTggcccacgcgcacgcgcgtctctgcctctgcccccgctgcgcgcaGTCTCCCATCCGCCGAGGATCAGCCACTTGCTGCAAGCGGGGAGCTGTTAAGGAAACAGCTTGTCAACAGAGCACAAGCATTCAAGAGAGCGGTGCAGTAGATTTGTAGACACACGGTGGGAAgggagcagcaccgctgagTCGAAGGCCCGTCTTCTGTTCCGTCCCCTGCTACGCCCTTTCTCGCGCAAAGCGATCGGTCGACGCAGAGGCGCTCACCCGTGCAGGTAAGCGCTGCGACGTCTACGATGGCCTCTGCCtcgtcggctgcggcggtgagggCTGCAGCTCGTGATAACCCTTCGCCTtttccgccgccaccacgaacagcagcgcaacgccCTCGCCTGAACGTGCTGGGAGGACTGCAGTGCACGCCGTCCCGTCGCTCGCTGAAGTTTTCCGCCAGCTGGCATGCGCGGCAGTTTCTCGCCTTCGACACCGCAATCAGCCGAGACGAGCGGCTCTTCTTGTTTATGGAGCTCTTTGTGttccgccagcagctggtggATCGGCGCGTGTTGCCTGACTTCCAACCCGCCACATACGCACCAGAGGAGCTTCTAGAGGTCCGTGTCATCACCGACCCGCGCCACCCCGCCTACGGACAGGCAGGCCTCTTTGCCAAGAGCACGATCCCGTCCAACACAATCGTCACGTCCTACTCCGGTTTCATTGAGGTCTTTGCCACGTCGTGCAACTCTCGCACGTACACGATGGGGTTTGGCGCCGTTGGGGACGACTATGCGCTCGACGCGGAGTTTGTCGGCAACTATGGCCGCTTCGCGAACGACCCGCGTGGCGTCGGCACTCTGCAGGCAAACCTCTCCGCTGAAAACCGCTTTAACAACCGCGGGGAGTCTTTCACAGCACTCGTGTCGCGGCGACAGATCAACGCGGGAGAGGAAATACTCATGTCCTACGGCAAGGCACATCGACTGAGCGCGACACCATGGATGACTGTCCAGGGAGAGCCCATCATGCGACCGCGCCTTGGAGGTGTCATACCGTTTCCGTCTTTCCGCACTGAAACTGTCTCCGCTGACTCTGATTCGACTTCTGCGTCCCCTGCGCTCGCCACCTCGTTGCCGCAAAGGTCTGCCGACAGCGCCAATGCCGAGGACAGCTGTGCAGCGGAGGGATCAGGCCTCACTGCCGGCAGTGTCTCTGTGACAGATGGTTCCGCCTCGGTGTCCAAGGTTGATGGCTCATCAGCGCCGGCAATCGACCCGGCGGGGACCACCTTGAGTGCGCCGGACACGAAGCAGCCGCTGGCGCGATCAAGGCTTGTGCCTGGGGTCGCTAACGATCTTCTTTGGGAGTGCACGCAGTGCGGTATGTGGTCGATCTGTGAGGCGTCCACGGCGgatgcaccgctgcgctgcgctgcttgcgcCACCCCAAAGCTGAGTGGCGCACGGCTAGTAAGTCTGCTCAGCAGCCCAGCCATCACACAGGCGATGTTGCTCGCAGAAGCAGGGCTTGACGCTCAAGGGCCCTCTGCAGCAAGCACTTCCACGCCGCCGCAAACGCAGGTCTCCGCTGTGTCGATCACCTCCTCTACTAGCTTCAGCTCTGAGCGCACCGACTGGCCCATGAACGTGCCGTTTCTACCGTGGCAGGTATgggacgccgccgtgccgctgacggtgcTGGCGAAGCACTCGCGCTTCGAGACCCAGAGACACATATTCGTGTACACGGTTGACACAGGGCTGGACCGAGAGAAGCGCGGCCGCAGTGTGCGTGACGCCCATGGGATCGGGCCCACAGTGGCTGCACCGATGCCGCCAGGGACACCCGACGCGGAGCAATCGCAGGAAGCCTGTCCTTCCAAGGGGAGCCGATTCCAGCCTCATTCCAGCAGCGCAGATGACGCCTCGCTAGCGTGGGTGCGAGTTCGTGACGAACGCCCTATTGTCACAGAAGAGAACCGAGCCGGCCGTggccggcgcggcagcgctgcccacgGCAGTGGCCGTTCGAAGCGCAAC
Proteins encoded in this window:
- a CDS encoding putative ribonuclease (previous protein_id=AAZ14458.1) — protein: MEITNSNAVALLPYVGTLLRDCSFFAVDLEFSGIDHEGAEAEAETPEQALHSLMRKPSDLYPAKLQAIKPYSMVQIGISVFMELASGDAEGVTSASGAASLTVPPSAAAHLRKEVAEFLAADVENHTTYAETTTVVEGMLTSANSAAAGFTSAFTYITEQMVAVAQSLGVVARPSDIGATAEPPPLTQSLPGLRYHYRFLEALSRAVASYRREITATGASALEAPVARYKVHTFSALTFPAATDFAANVTLNIDTAQFLVKNDMDLTRWVKEGLRFAPIKVAAAQLAKEAEAKLQQMNLLAQPHIVLPGYKECIGSKLDELLPLSPGELQLVRFVIALPDAGYGDMAAARVKQFYVGALRPLISFARGIVPESALPESIYTRDKLFKDEMDALAAIGMTKASRKFVRAAISSSCGSGCGSCLVSHSYGSALLETLLYATEVQRKPIVFYNGYTDVMFLLLALYGPQNMPPNLSSFKSLVRRHFPSLFDTRVLSCAGPLQGLGNFTGKLSSVVDEMSKVSAIGPHVSFSFDPLVSGGRDATQHLVAHNAAFDALLTGKLFAFAKYGLENANVSVKVYENFLATYTTLMSINLQGNVDSVLPEAAANVYYLTKTSGLRADTIREALAGCGITAVVMYRRNGYTIQPVGAACQMPDLIEVVRKALRARARSQIELYQIAL
- a CDS encoding putative aminopeptidase P (previous protein_id=AAZ14459.1); amino-acid sequence: MSAHDKSLAYPFPISMKMYREQRERLGASLQQAFPEGGHAAVLRAASEVPVNSTDCNYLFVQESYFHYLFGAEIPDAYGAVLAGGKSVFFIPRLPADFATWMGPLPTPQSVKAQLEVEEVHYVDEMEQVLMSCGVHTAEVLKGTNTDSGLEVLQAKLPEGTALATSTDYLYRVLSSQRCYKTALEADVLKYVCKVSSAAHVKVMQIAKPGMSQHHLESTFLHDVYYNGGCRRVSYTCICATGPHGATLHYPDNNCVIEDGTMALLDMGGNYRGYAADITCSFPVNGKFTEAQKTIYNAVLDAHDRVMRAMKPGVEWVDMHLLAIRTTCMHLIAAGILKGDIETLMAKEIMQYFQPHGLGHLIGIDVHDVGGYMEGCPERPTKKDCCRLRTARTIEEGLYMTVEPGCYFNTALLEMAKANPDVQVHLCMEKLEEYVNFGGVRIESDVLVTKDGVVNYTLVPRTVEEIERTMAGAPFTKEVEVYHN
- a CDS encoding conserved hypothetical protein (previous protein_id=AAZ14460.1); translated protein: MKSKQAPRASAKQTPSVSKKSGHATNKAITTSTASPSTSDLDEVASLFNTIKQAKAQKHGSAATLQPPSLQRGAGGASVKAHDIKRSSSGAGAPPPSSSSGAQAKPVRDGLYHAPEKSLQMSDNQFFSGTWLREDRAAATTATTSSAVPSTESPEASEELLRREGVNRIVSMEELSKILSHNTRAGTTPNCPFDCDCCF
- a CDS encoding conserved hypothetical protein (previous protein_id=AAZ14461.1) — translated: MELFVFRQQLVDRRVLPDFQPATYAPEELLEVRVITDPRHPAYGQAGLFAKSTIPSNTIVTSYSGFIEVFATSCNSRTYTMGFGAVGDDYALDAEFVGNYGRFANDPRGVGTLQANLSAENRFNNRGESFTALVSRRQINAGEEILMSYGKAHRLSATPWMTVQGEPIMRPRLGGVIPFPSFRTETVSADSDSTSASPALATSLPQRSADSANAEDSCAAEGSGLTAGSVSVTDGSASVSKVDGSSAPAIDPAGTTLSAPDTKQPLARSRLVPGVANDLLWECTQCGMWSICEASTADAPLRCAACATPKLSGARLVSLLSSPAITQAMLLAEAGLDAQGPSAASTSTPPQTQVSAVSITSSTSFSSERTDWPMNVPFLPWQVWDAAVPLTVLAKHSRFETQRHIFVYTVDTGLDREKRGRSVRDAHGIGPTVAAPMPPGTPDAEQSQEACPSKGSRFQPHSSSADDASLAWVRVRDERPIVTEENRAGRGRRGSAAHGSGRSKRNALWERQGDLDSEELALLTPGIAALPLLSPSVSVYSPAHALASAASPTKLPFLEWTASASGERGTSAGEHSGVEQTGSFTAIVSHDTSDSVAGISTRPPLSYLLSTTQEVGRLVVLRRAAASGPSPAAGTPYSPQMTLVRRRLQCMTRRLFTGKAFQPGDVVSYVGGLVRERGDTRCPVSNSCLEIPLRFFLPPRLRHRCGRGACLARSGDSLCDAAEDAALQTFCDRLDRLSLVVTNEFMYCPCLVLEVTWEKNSVAVAGTEVSGCASDSVGYEDEVDDALASCNVALVLTMDALGSPFACAVAIKPIGAFEPLLARAQ